From Flavobacterium alkalisoli, the proteins below share one genomic window:
- a CDS encoding sulfite exporter TauE/SafE family protein, which yields MLYSALLLGLISSLHCMGMCGPIAMMLPVDRTNETKKTIQILLYHIGRLIAYGSLGIIFGLLGRGLYLAGMQQNVAIASGIIMITIIAIPEKKFAKYNFSKPIYKVISSVKSGLGAQFRKKSNEAIFITGLLNGFLPCALVYAALFGAIAMQNALLGGLYMVLYGIGTIPMMSAVVYVSNMLTSPLRNKLNSFIPYAVAIIGAFFILRGLGLGIPYLSPETNSLFVQGIPHCK from the coding sequence ATGCTATATTCAGCACTTTTATTAGGATTAATATCAAGCCTGCACTGCATGGGCATGTGCGGGCCTATTGCCATGATGCTGCCGGTAGACCGCACCAATGAAACAAAAAAAACCATACAGATCCTTTTGTATCATATCGGCAGGCTTATAGCTTATGGTTCACTGGGAATTATATTCGGGTTGTTAGGCAGGGGGCTTTACCTGGCCGGAATGCAGCAAAACGTTGCCATAGCCTCCGGTATTATTATGATTACCATAATAGCAATACCGGAAAAGAAATTTGCCAAATATAATTTCTCTAAACCTATCTATAAAGTAATAAGTAGTGTAAAAAGTGGTCTTGGAGCCCAGTTCAGGAAAAAAAGCAATGAGGCTATTTTTATAACCGGGCTTCTTAATGGCTTTTTACCCTGTGCATTGGTTTACGCTGCCCTTTTTGGTGCTATTGCCATGCAAAATGCCCTTTTGGGAGGATTATACATGGTTCTTTACGGTATAGGAACCATCCCTATGATGAGCGCTGTGGTATATGTTAGCAATATGCTTACTTCACCCTTAAGGAATAAGCTTAACAGCTTTATACCTTATGCCGTAGCCATTATAGGGGCTTTCTTTATCCTAAGGGGATTAGGGCTAGGTATTCCTTACCTTTCACCCGAAACCAACTCTCTTTTTGTTCAGGGAATACCACACTGCAAGTAA
- the hemN gene encoding oxygen-independent coproporphyrinogen III oxidase — translation MENNILQKYNVPGPRYTSYPTVPYWDNGGFTTDVWKQSFLQAFDESNATEGISLYIHLPFCESMCTFCGCNKRVTRRHEVETTYITAVLNEWNMYCDILPEKPRIKELHLGGGTPTFFSPENLEILINGIFDRAEKAPGYEFSFEGHPNNTTREHLQKLYDLGFRRVSFGVQDYDETVQKAIHRMQPFQNVAKVTFWAKEIGYTSISHDLVFGLPYQKVETIVDTIEKTKALNPDRISFYSYAHVPWIKGNGQRGYDEKNLPQDDEKRKLYEIGKILLGENDYYEIGMDHFALKSDAMYTAFKEGKLHRNFMGYSASKTQLMIGLGVSSISDSWYAFAQNEKVLEDYYKRIESNELPVFRGHLLTDEDLVIRRHILNLMCSFETSWEDSPLYFPELPETLLSLKEMENDGLLEFGKSSIRVTEEGKTYVRNICKAFDLRLKRKAPETKLFSMVV, via the coding sequence ATGGAAAATAATATACTGCAAAAATATAATGTGCCCGGTCCACGCTATACCAGTTATCCTACAGTACCATACTGGGATAACGGCGGCTTTACTACCGATGTATGGAAACAGAGTTTTTTACAGGCATTTGATGAAAGTAACGCTACCGAAGGAATAAGCTTATACATTCACCTGCCGTTTTGTGAGAGCATGTGTACGTTTTGCGGATGCAACAAAAGGGTAACCCGCAGGCATGAGGTTGAAACAACCTATATTACCGCAGTGTTGAACGAATGGAATATGTATTGTGATATCCTTCCTGAAAAACCAAGGATAAAGGAGCTGCACTTAGGAGGGGGAACACCCACTTTTTTTAGTCCGGAAAACCTTGAAATACTTATAAACGGAATTTTTGACAGGGCAGAGAAGGCTCCCGGTTATGAATTCAGTTTTGAAGGGCATCCTAATAATACTACAAGGGAGCACCTGCAAAAGCTATATGATCTAGGGTTCAGGAGGGTAAGCTTTGGCGTACAGGATTATGATGAAACGGTACAAAAAGCAATACACAGGATGCAGCCTTTTCAAAATGTGGCAAAAGTGACTTTTTGGGCAAAAGAGATAGGCTATACTTCCATAAGCCATGATTTGGTTTTTGGGCTGCCATACCAGAAAGTAGAAACCATTGTTGATACTATTGAGAAAACCAAAGCTCTTAACCCTGACAGGATTTCTTTTTACAGCTATGCACACGTGCCCTGGATAAAAGGTAACGGACAGCGCGGCTATGATGAAAAGAACCTGCCTCAGGATGATGAAAAAAGAAAGCTTTATGAGATAGGTAAAATACTGCTTGGGGAGAATGATTATTATGAAATAGGGATGGATCATTTTGCCCTTAAAAGTGATGCAATGTATACCGCCTTTAAAGAAGGAAAACTACACCGCAACTTTATGGGGTACAGTGCTTCTAAAACACAGTTAATGATAGGGTTGGGGGTGTCTTCCATAAGTGACAGCTGGTATGCCTTTGCCCAAAACGAAAAAGTACTTGAGGACTATTATAAACGAATAGAGAGTAATGAATTACCTGTTTTTAGAGGGCATTTGCTTACCGATGAAGATCTTGTTATAAGAAGACATATACTGAATCTTATGTGCAGTTTTGAAACTTCATGGGAAGACAGTCCATTATATTTTCCTGAATTACCTGAAACCTTATTGAGCCTTAAAGAAATGGAAAATGATGGTTTACTGGAGTTTGGCAAAAGCAGTATAAGAGTTACCGAAGAAGGAAAAACCTATGTAAGGAATATATGTAAGGCCTTTGATTTAAGGCTTAAGCGAAAAGCACCGGAAACTAAATTGTTTTCAATGGTTGTTTAA
- a CDS encoding alpha/beta hydrolase family protein, with protein MQNSIAYYEALLKNGVYGEMLLYPHGEHGFGLNNKSIDDKWIDNLKNWMKTMKFL; from the coding sequence ATGCAAAACAGCATTGCTTACTATGAAGCCTTATTGAAAAACGGCGTGTATGGCGAAATGCTTTTATATCCTCATGGCGAACATGGGTTTGGACTAAACAATAAATCTATTGATGATAAATGGATTGATAATCTTAAAAACTGGATGAAAACCATGAAGTTTTTATAA
- a CDS encoding ATP cone domain-containing protein: protein MKVVKNSGHIVDFDRNKLKRSLEKSGADTATVKNVLNKIEKSLYHGISTKQIYKQAFSLLKKEANAHAARYNLRSALRQLGPAGFFFEKFISRLYSFEGFETKTNLTLKGKCVSHEIDICLKKDNTIAIVECKFHSNQNTHSDVKVPMYILSRYNDVKAVTQPVFSDADTVNKCIIVTNNRFTTDAVTFANCSGLELLSWNYPPEDNIKTKIDDNFLFPVTCLTTLSMAEKEKLLILDIILVNELINNSDSLEKLGISSNRVKNILKEASELCNYL from the coding sequence ATGAAGGTAGTTAAAAATTCAGGCCATATTGTAGATTTTGACAGGAACAAGCTAAAGCGTTCCCTTGAAAAATCCGGTGCCGATACTGCAACCGTAAAGAACGTCCTGAATAAAATTGAAAAAAGCCTGTATCACGGTATAAGTACCAAACAAATTTATAAACAGGCTTTTTCTCTTTTAAAGAAAGAAGCTAATGCCCATGCCGCAAGATATAACCTGCGTTCAGCTTTGCGACAGTTAGGCCCTGCCGGCTTCTTTTTTGAAAAGTTTATTTCCCGTTTATACAGCTTTGAAGGTTTTGAAACAAAAACCAACCTTACCCTTAAAGGTAAATGTGTCTCTCATGAAATAGATATATGCCTTAAAAAAGACAACACTATAGCTATCGTAGAATGTAAATTCCATAGCAATCAAAACACACATTCTGATGTAAAGGTGCCTATGTATATCCTGTCAAGATACAATGATGTAAAGGCAGTAACACAACCTGTTTTTAGTGATGCAGATACTGTAAACAAGTGTATTATTGTAACTAATAATCGATTTACTACAGATGCCGTAACCTTTGCCAACTGCTCAGGATTGGAACTATTGAGCTGGAATTACCCTCCCGAAGACAACATCAAAACCAAAATAGACGATAACTTTCTTTTTCCTGTAACCTGCCTTACAACGTTAAGCATGGCAGAAAAAGAGAAACTGCTTATACTGGATATTATATTGGTTAATGAACTAATTAATAATTCCGATTCACTTGAAAAACTGGGCATAAGCAGTAATAGGGTGAAAAATATTTTAAAGGAAGCCTCAGAACTTTGTAATTACCTATAG
- a CDS encoding MBL fold metallo-hydrolase, translated as MKIKFIGGAGTVTGSKTLVETNGIRILIDCGLFQGLKALRELNWQPLPVLPSTIDYVLLTHGHLDHCGWLPRLVEQGFKGKIFCTRPTKEIAKLILLDSAKIQEEEAAKANREHYSKHKEAQPLYTVTQAEKVFPLFRVIKPNEDVSLDAEISAVFTNAGHIIGACSIALEAEGKTLVFSGDIGRDDDVLMYPPVKPKKADYIFLESTYGKRLHADTDVKLELEVFINNAIAKGGTVLIPGFAVERAQSIMFILWQLKKEGRIPDVPYILDTPMGANVLNIFTENTEWHKLTTYECNEMIRMFSIVSRFEDTLAVIENPKPKVVIAASGMATGGRLLTYFEHCIGKPETTVIFTGYQAEGTRGRKLLEGDKEIKIYGRYYSVKANILEIQGLSAHGDQQDLLNWLSDLQNKPQKVFLVHGENEPADEMRIKITEHYGFDCCVPLMGTEIEI; from the coding sequence ATGAAAATAAAATTTATAGGCGGTGCAGGCACCGTTACCGGATCTAAAACCCTTGTAGAAACTAACGGAATAAGAATACTTATAGATTGCGGACTGTTTCAGGGACTGAAAGCACTACGGGAGCTTAACTGGCAACCTTTGCCTGTTTTGCCTTCCACTATAGATTATGTTTTGCTTACACACGGTCATCTTGATCATTGCGGTTGGTTACCAAGACTTGTAGAACAGGGATTTAAAGGAAAGATATTCTGTACAAGACCAACAAAGGAAATAGCAAAGCTCATATTACTGGATAGTGCAAAAATTCAGGAAGAAGAAGCTGCAAAAGCAAACAGGGAACATTACTCAAAACATAAAGAGGCACAGCCACTTTACACCGTTACACAGGCTGAAAAAGTATTCCCTTTGTTCAGGGTTATAAAACCCAACGAAGATGTAAGCCTGGATGCAGAAATCTCTGCAGTATTTACAAATGCAGGACATATTATAGGAGCCTGTAGCATTGCCCTTGAAGCAGAAGGTAAAACCCTTGTTTTCTCGGGCGATATAGGCCGTGATGACGATGTGCTTATGTATCCGCCTGTAAAACCAAAAAAAGCAGATTATATCTTTCTTGAGAGTACTTACGGTAAAAGGCTACACGCTGATACAGATGTAAAACTGGAACTCGAAGTTTTTATAAACAATGCCATAGCTAAAGGCGGAACAGTATTAATACCTGGGTTTGCTGTAGAAAGGGCACAATCTATAATGTTTATACTATGGCAGCTTAAAAAAGAAGGAAGAATTCCTGATGTGCCTTATATTCTGGATACACCCATGGGTGCCAATGTACTTAACATTTTTACAGAAAATACCGAATGGCACAAACTTACCACTTATGAATGTAATGAAATGATACGAATGTTCTCTATAGTATCACGATTTGAAGATACCCTAGCGGTTATAGAAAATCCTAAGCCTAAAGTAGTGATTGCAGCAAGTGGTATGGCTACCGGAGGAAGGCTTCTTACTTATTTTGAGCACTGCATTGGCAAGCCCGAAACCACGGTTATTTTTACAGGATATCAGGCAGAAGGCACCAGAGGCAGAAAGCTTTTAGAAGGCGATAAAGAAATTAAGATTTACGGACGATATTATTCTGTAAAAGCCAACATACTTGAAATACAGGGACTTTCGGCACATGGTGACCAACAAGATCTTTTAAACTGGCTTTCAGATCTGCAAAACAAACCGCAAAAGGTATTTTTGGTTCATGGTGAAAATGAACCTGCCGATGAAATGCGTATTAAAATTACCGAACACTACGGTTTTGATTGCTGTGTTCCGTTAATGGGAACTGAAATAGAGATCTAA
- the trxA gene encoding thioredoxin: MDKFNQLINGDKPVLVDFFATWCGPCQMLAPILKEVKEDMGDDITIIKIDVDKNRQLMMNPQFQVKGVPTIMLFQNGKMLWRQSGVLPKDEIVRSIRQHIN; encoded by the coding sequence ATGGATAAATTTAATCAACTTATAAACGGAGATAAACCTGTACTGGTAGATTTTTTTGCTACATGGTGCGGGCCATGCCAAATGCTGGCACCTATACTTAAAGAGGTAAAAGAGGATATGGGAGACGATATCACTATCATCAAAATTGATGTCGACAAGAACAGGCAACTGATGATGAACCCTCAATTTCAGGTTAAGGGAGTACCAACAATCATGCTTTTCCAAAACGGTAAAATGTTATGGAGGCAATCAGGAGTGCTGCCTAAGGATGAAATAGTAAGGAGCATCAGGCAGCATATAAACTGA
- a CDS encoding chaperone modulator CbpM, translating into MDSREYIPVKIFCEYHHIEVSFISSLREYNLIEIISVEKEDFLPVSQVSEAERIIRLHNELNINTEGLDAVLHLLQKMRDMQGEIAQLRNRLRFYEP; encoded by the coding sequence ATGGATAGCAGGGAATATATACCGGTAAAGATATTTTGTGAGTATCATCACATAGAGGTTTCTTTTATCAGCTCATTGCGGGAGTATAATCTAATAGAAATTATTAGTGTTGAGAAAGAAGACTTTTTGCCTGTTAGCCAGGTAAGTGAAGCTGAAAGAATTATAAGGCTGCATAATGAACTTAATATTAATACCGAAGGACTGGATGCCGTTTTGCATCTGCTTCAAAAAATGAGAGATATGCAGGGCGAAATAGCTCAGCTAAGGAACAGATTACGCTTTTATGAACCCTAA
- a CDS encoding DnaJ C-terminal domain-containing protein, whose translation MEFIDYYKVLGVDKTATTDDIKKAYRKLARKLHPDLNPDDKEAHKKFQQLNEANEVLSDPEKRKKYDKYGKDWEHGEEYEKYRQSHQRQSTSQGFTGHEFEGGDFSDFFESMFGGGGFNRSSRGRQARFKGQDYNAELTLALDQAYTTHKQTFTVNGKSLRITVPAGVADGQVIKLSGQGGQGANGGPNGDLYITFSVVNSDKFKRLGDDLYAEKEIDLYMAVLGGEFMFDTMDGKIKLKVAPGTQNGTKVRVKGKGFPIYKKEGNFGDLYITYTVKIPTDLTEKQKELFTELSNLSKQ comes from the coding sequence ATGGAGTTTATAGATTATTATAAAGTATTGGGAGTTGATAAAACGGCAACTACCGATGATATAAAAAAGGCCTACAGAAAACTGGCCCGAAAACTACACCCCGATTTAAATCCGGATGACAAAGAGGCTCACAAAAAATTTCAGCAGCTTAACGAGGCCAATGAAGTGCTTAGTGATCCTGAGAAAAGGAAAAAATATGACAAGTACGGTAAGGACTGGGAGCATGGTGAGGAGTATGAAAAATACAGGCAGTCTCATCAGCGTCAATCCACTTCTCAGGGTTTTACAGGTCATGAATTTGAAGGAGGGGATTTCTCCGATTTTTTTGAATCCATGTTTGGCGGCGGCGGATTTAACCGCAGTAGCCGTGGCAGGCAGGCCCGCTTTAAAGGGCAGGACTACAATGCCGAACTTACCTTAGCCCTTGATCAGGCTTATACAACGCACAAACAAACTTTTACGGTTAACGGTAAGAGCCTGAGAATAACTGTGCCCGCAGGTGTTGCTGACGGTCAGGTTATAAAACTTTCAGGACAGGGAGGCCAGGGTGCAAACGGCGGACCTAATGGCGATTTATATATTACTTTTTCTGTAGTGAACTCTGATAAGTTTAAAAGACTGGGAGATGATTTATATGCCGAAAAGGAAATAGATCTTTATATGGCAGTTCTTGGTGGCGAATTTATGTTTGACACTATGGACGGAAAAATTAAACTTAAGGTAGCACCCGGAACTCAAAACGGTACAAAGGTAAGGGTAAAAGGAAAAGGCTTTCCTATATATAAGAAGGAGGGTAACTTTGGCGATTTATATATAACCTATACGGTTAAGATACCTACCGACCTTACAGAGAAGCAAAAAGAATTATTTACAGAATTGTCTAACCTTTCTAAACAATAA
- a CDS encoding aldose epimerase family protein, with translation MDNNSTAFNNVAKPFGVLPNGKQVNSYTIANTHGISLTVINYGATITSLNVPNSKGEVYDIVLGFDTLEGYIDSYSLPSSPYFGAIMGRYAGRIKNGKFSLNGTEYTLNTNLGEHHLHGGNLGFGRAFWEVRAIETGENPYIKLKYVSPDGEENFPGALTIEVKYTLTEGNEIVVEYEATTDKDTIINLTQHSYFNLEGHKSNVADQDLQLFTDSIVETDQLNIPTGNFIEATLKGFDFKESAPCPGVIDTSFVLNDTDKPAAVLSSKKSGLKMTVHTNQPSVHIYVGGNCFGKLKGKEGADYNTLSGICFETQNFPDAPNRSNFPSATLRKGEKYNQKSIFKLENL, from the coding sequence ATGGATAATAACAGTACCGCTTTCAACAATGTTGCAAAGCCTTTCGGCGTATTGCCAAACGGTAAGCAGGTTAACAGCTATACCATAGCAAATACCCACGGAATAAGCCTTACGGTAATTAATTACGGAGCTACCATAACCTCACTAAATGTACCCAACTCAAAAGGAGAAGTTTATGATATTGTATTAGGGTTTGACACCCTTGAAGGGTATATTGATTCTTACAGTCTTCCTTCATCTCCTTATTTTGGAGCAATTATGGGAAGGTATGCCGGACGTATCAAGAACGGAAAATTCAGCTTAAACGGAACAGAGTATACCCTTAATACCAATTTAGGGGAGCACCATCTTCATGGCGGAAATTTAGGGTTTGGCCGTGCGTTTTGGGAGGTAAGGGCAATTGAAACCGGAGAGAATCCGTACATCAAACTAAAGTATGTAAGTCCTGACGGTGAAGAAAACTTTCCCGGAGCACTTACTATTGAGGTTAAATATACCTTAACTGAGGGTAATGAAATAGTTGTGGAGTATGAGGCGACTACTGATAAGGATACTATAATCAATCTTACACAGCACAGTTACTTTAATCTGGAAGGGCATAAAAGCAATGTTGCAGATCAGGATTTACAGCTTTTTACAGATTCTATTGTTGAGACCGACCAATTAAATATACCAACAGGGAATTTTATAGAGGCAACACTAAAAGGCTTTGATTTTAAGGAATCTGCACCTTGTCCTGGGGTTATAGATACTTCTTTTGTACTTAATGATACTGATAAACCCGCAGCAGTTTTAAGCAGCAAAAAATCGGGGCTTAAAATGACGGTACATACTAACCAGCCTTCGGTACATATTTACGTGGGAGGAAACTGTTTTGGTAAACTTAAAGGTAAAGAAGGAGCCGATTATAATACCCTTAGCGGTATTTGTTTTGAAACCCAAAACTTTCCGGATGCACCAAACAGGAGTAATTTCCCTTCAGCAACCCTAAGGAAAGGGGAGAAGTACAATCAAAAATCTATATTTAAGCTGGAAAATTTATAA